A genomic window from Streptomyces sp. 846.5 includes:
- a CDS encoding carbohydrate ABC transporter permease — MNAIGRYLGDRAVPRGIKVLLWLVAGVNLALLAWTLLSSFRSSRALWSDPLGADGLNLGGYARAWHAADFAGAFISTLLVTSASIVVLMALATPASYVLARSTRRSAAPLVTYFAAGLALPVQAVLIPYQTLAQGLSQFMNDWVTGWWDDRISLVICNVAVSMPFTVFVLTGYFRSLPSELEEAAALDGAGPARAFWKVMVPVARPGLSTVVVLNAIGLWNEFLLASVILRDPTKFTLPAALNQLNSTMQYSSDWGGLFAGVTILVAPMVVLFFWFGRKIMDGMTLGVTR; from the coding sequence GTGAACGCCATCGGTCGGTACCTCGGCGACCGCGCGGTCCCGCGCGGCATCAAAGTCCTGCTGTGGCTGGTAGCCGGCGTCAACCTGGCACTGCTCGCCTGGACGCTGCTCAGCTCCTTCCGCTCGTCCCGGGCGCTGTGGTCCGATCCACTGGGCGCGGACGGCTTGAACCTCGGCGGTTACGCGCGGGCCTGGCACGCCGCCGATTTCGCCGGGGCGTTCATCAGTACCCTGCTGGTCACCTCGGCCTCGATCGTCGTCCTCATGGCCCTGGCGACCCCGGCGTCCTACGTGCTGGCGCGATCGACAAGGAGGTCGGCGGCGCCGCTGGTCACCTACTTCGCGGCCGGGCTGGCGCTGCCGGTGCAGGCGGTGCTGATTCCGTACCAGACCCTGGCCCAGGGGTTGAGCCAGTTCATGAACGACTGGGTCACCGGCTGGTGGGACGACCGCATCTCGCTGGTGATCTGCAACGTCGCGGTGTCGATGCCGTTCACGGTCTTCGTCCTGACCGGGTACTTCCGCTCGCTGCCGTCGGAGCTGGAGGAGGCGGCCGCCCTGGACGGCGCCGGACCTGCGCGCGCCTTCTGGAAGGTCATGGTGCCGGTCGCGCGGCCCGGACTCAGCACAGTCGTCGTCCTCAACGCGATCGGGCTGTGGAACGAGTTCCTGCTGGCCTCGGTCATCCTGCGCGATCCGACGAAGTTCACCCTGCCGGCCGCGCTCAACCAGCTGAACTCGACGATGCAGTACTCCTCCGATTGGGGCGGCCTGTTCGCCGGAGTGACGATCCTGGTCGCCCCGATGGTCGTCCTCTTCTTCTGGTTCGGCCGCAAGATCATGGACGGGATGACGCTCGGCGTCACCAGGTAG
- a CDS encoding sugar ABC transporter permease — MSSPTAEAVASSRPGAAAPGPHGDGPAHPVRAGAKRAPRDRIYRAFSTPAILVYTFGFLAPSVYGVVISFSKWAGPGSDRSWIGFHNYVRILHDDAVRQAFINTLLIVLVGGAGVFGLAFLAMAVLRDMRGRAFVRAALYLPSIISMIAVGTSIGFLLNPDGVVNKLLRVLGLHALQQPWLDPDHIFACILVGVVWMTSGFYIVLLMTAVDAIPKHLYEEAQLAGLTRLQQFRYITFPLSRDMIAIAAVLWTSNSLRTFDIVIGFVGSAGTPPLQSRTYAVQQWISAGNGTGGIPELGYGSAMATLLTLLTIVLVVLVRRLGRGDRLEIS, encoded by the coding sequence ATGTCCTCGCCAACAGCTGAGGCCGTGGCGTCCAGCCGGCCGGGGGCAGCGGCCCCTGGCCCGCACGGGGACGGTCCCGCCCACCCGGTGAGGGCCGGGGCGAAGCGCGCGCCCCGGGACCGGATCTACCGGGCGTTCTCCACGCCGGCCATCCTCGTCTACACGTTCGGGTTCCTCGCCCCGTCGGTCTACGGCGTGGTGATCTCGTTCAGCAAGTGGGCCGGACCCGGCTCGGACCGTTCGTGGATCGGCTTCCACAACTACGTCCGGATCCTCCACGACGACGCGGTCCGGCAGGCCTTCATCAACACGCTGCTGATCGTGCTCGTCGGCGGCGCGGGTGTGTTCGGCCTGGCGTTCCTGGCGATGGCCGTGCTGCGCGACATGCGCGGCCGGGCGTTCGTCCGGGCCGCGCTGTACCTGCCGTCGATCATCTCGATGATCGCGGTCGGCACCTCGATCGGTTTCCTGCTGAACCCGGACGGCGTGGTCAACAAGCTGCTCAGGGTCCTGGGGCTGCACGCCCTCCAGCAGCCGTGGCTGGACCCGGACCACATCTTCGCGTGCATCCTGGTCGGCGTCGTGTGGATGACCTCGGGGTTCTACATCGTGCTGCTGATGACCGCGGTCGACGCGATCCCCAAGCACCTGTATGAGGAAGCCCAGCTGGCCGGGCTGACGCGGCTGCAGCAGTTCCGGTACATCACCTTCCCGCTGTCCCGGGACATGATCGCGATCGCGGCGGTGCTCTGGACCTCCAACAGCCTGCGCACCTTCGACATCGTCATCGGCTTCGTCGGCTCGGCCGGAACCCCGCCGCTGCAGTCCCGTACCTACGCGGTCCAACAGTGGATCAGCGCCGGGAACGGGACCGGCGGGATCCCGGAACTCGGCTACGGCTCGGCCATGGCCACCTTGCTCACCTTGCTGACCATCGTGCTCGTGGTCCTGGTGCGCCGGCTCGGGCGCGGCGACCGTCTGGAGATCTCGTGA